One Clostridium estertheticum DNA segment encodes these proteins:
- a CDS encoding 3'-5' exonuclease — translation MNYIVFDLEFNQGYNFGVEPKTITNPKCPFEIIQIGAIKLNENLERIGALDVLIKPEIYTTLNPFVKELTGITMDELNSGKSFKEMYGELIDFMNTDKSVLCVWGVADIKELFRNIEYHELDATMVPTEYINIQSYASKELNCQKGINIGLGNASKLLGIPIESQFHDAFNDAFYTAEVFKKIYSSEIKAKVYNPYKQTRLNRSTTENYKIDFCNLMNQFEKMYKREMTQEEKSIIKLAYIMGKTNQFQIKVPQSPNK, via the coding sequence ATGAACTATATAGTATTTGATTTAGAATTTAATCAGGGCTACAATTTTGGAGTGGAACCTAAAACTATAACAAACCCTAAATGTCCTTTCGAAATAATTCAGATAGGTGCCATAAAGCTAAATGAAAATTTAGAGAGAATTGGAGCTCTAGATGTATTAATAAAGCCGGAAATATATACTACCCTAAATCCCTTTGTAAAAGAACTCACTGGAATAACAATGGATGAGCTAAATAGTGGCAAATCCTTTAAAGAAATGTACGGTGAACTTATAGACTTTATGAACACTGATAAAAGTGTATTATGTGTATGGGGCGTGGCAGATATAAAAGAATTATTTCGTAATATAGAGTATCATGAATTAGATGCAACCATGGTGCCCACAGAATACATAAACATACAGTCCTATGCTTCTAAGGAGCTTAATTGCCAAAAGGGAATTAATATTGGACTGGGCAACGCATCTAAACTACTAGGTATACCTATTGAAAGTCAATTTCATGATGCTTTTAACGATGCATTCTACACAGCCGAAGTCTTTAAAAAAATCTATAGCAGTGAAATTAAAGCTAAGGTATATAATCCATATAAACAAACAAGGTTAAACAGATCCACTACTGAAAATTACAAAATTGATTTTTGTAATTTAATGAATCAATTTGAAAAAATGTATAAGAGAGAAATGACGCAGGAGGAAAAATCTATAATTAAGCTAGCCTATATTATGGGTAAAACAAATCAATTTCAAATCAAAGTTCCTCAAAGCCCAAATAAATAA
- a CDS encoding DNA topoisomerase III codes for MGKILVLAEKPSVGKELAKVLNCSQGGNGYLMGQKYIVTWALGHLVTLAGPEDYDQKYKSWKMEDLPMLPKDLKLVVIKETSKQYKVVNELLKRADVDELVIATDAGREGELVARWIIQKAGFKKPIKRLWISSQTEKAIKDGFASLKPGRDYENLFWAAQSRAEADWLIGLNVTRALTCKYNAQLSAGRVQTPTLALIVDRENEIKKFVGKDYWTVNGKVNNFTVNWSSKNGESRTFDKQKAEDVVAKVNNQMGTVVEVNKAFKKELPPLAYDLTELQRDANRKFGYSAKQTLNLMQRLYENHKLLSYPRTDSRHLTTDIVATLLDRLKSIAIGPYEKAARNIIKGRIQTTNRLVDNSKVSDHHAIIPTEQHVDLSSLNKEERSIYDLVVKRFLEVLSPAFEYEQTTVKIEVKGESFSAKGKIVKSKGWREISSSDDVEEKDQSLPPINKGEAVKLTLVRSVNEKTKPPARYNEATLLTAMEHPGKDIQDESLREALDNTSGLGTPATRADIIEKLFNIFYMERRGKDIFPTSKGIQLIDLVPQELKSPELTAKWEKQLQLISKGKANSMNFVKDMREYASKLVKNVAGSSEVYKHDNATRVKCPECSKYLLEVNGKRGKMLVCPDRDCGYRKGVSQVSNARCPTCHKKMEIRGDGDNKIFACGCGYREKLSAFTKRRESEKGALDKKDVSRFLNQQNKKDEPTGNSAMAEAFAKFNLK; via the coding sequence ATGGGAAAAATATTAGTTTTAGCAGAAAAGCCCTCCGTTGGAAAAGAACTGGCAAAAGTCTTAAATTGCAGTCAAGGCGGAAATGGGTATTTAATGGGACAAAAGTATATTGTTACTTGGGCACTAGGACATCTTGTTACACTAGCAGGGCCTGAGGATTATGATCAAAAATATAAAAGTTGGAAAATGGAAGATCTTCCGATGTTACCAAAGGATTTAAAATTGGTAGTGATTAAAGAAACTTCAAAGCAATATAAGGTTGTGAACGAACTTCTTAAAAGGGCTGATGTAGATGAATTGGTTATAGCAACAGATGCAGGGCGAGAAGGGGAACTTGTGGCACGTTGGATTATTCAAAAGGCAGGCTTTAAAAAGCCAATAAAAAGGTTATGGATCTCCTCCCAAACTGAAAAAGCAATAAAGGATGGATTTGCAAGTCTTAAACCTGGAAGAGATTATGAAAACCTATTTTGGGCAGCACAATCAAGAGCAGAAGCAGATTGGCTTATAGGACTTAACGTTACTAGAGCCTTAACTTGTAAATATAATGCTCAATTATCGGCTGGAAGGGTACAGACGCCGACTTTAGCACTTATTGTTGATAGAGAAAATGAAATAAAGAAATTCGTTGGAAAGGATTACTGGACAGTAAATGGTAAGGTAAATAATTTTACAGTGAATTGGTCCAGTAAAAATGGAGAATCACGTACCTTTGACAAGCAAAAGGCAGAGGATGTAGTTGCTAAGGTAAACAATCAAATGGGCACCGTGGTAGAGGTAAATAAAGCCTTTAAAAAAGAACTTCCACCACTTGCATATGATTTAACGGAGCTTCAAAGAGATGCAAATAGAAAATTTGGGTATTCTGCAAAGCAAACCCTTAATTTAATGCAGAGATTATATGAAAACCATAAACTATTATCTTATCCAAGAACAGACTCTAGGCATCTCACTACGGATATAGTAGCTACATTACTTGACAGATTAAAAAGTATAGCCATAGGACCTTACGAAAAAGCTGCTAGAAATATAATAAAAGGTAGAATACAAACTACAAATAGACTTGTAGATAATAGCAAGGTATCAGATCATCATGCTATAATTCCTACAGAGCAACATGTGGATTTATCAAGCTTAAACAAAGAAGAAAGAAGCATTTATGACTTAGTTGTAAAAAGATTTTTAGAAGTCTTAAGCCCAGCTTTCGAGTATGAGCAAACTACTGTAAAGATAGAGGTAAAGGGTGAAAGTTTTTCTGCAAAAGGAAAAATAGTTAAATCAAAGGGCTGGCGAGAAATAAGTAGCTCTGATGATGTGGAAGAAAAAGATCAGTCTCTTCCACCAATAAATAAAGGGGAAGCAGTTAAACTTACCTTGGTTAGATCTGTAAATGAAAAGACAAAGCCACCAGCTAGGTATAATGAAGCAACCCTGCTTACAGCTATGGAGCATCCCGGAAAAGATATACAAGATGAGAGCTTAAGGGAAGCCTTGGATAACACCTCAGGACTTGGAACTCCAGCCACTCGTGCAGATATAATTGAAAAATTATTTAACATCTTTTATATGGAGAGACGCGGTAAAGATATTTTCCCAACCTCAAAGGGAATACAGTTAATAGACTTAGTGCCACAAGAATTAAAATCTCCAGAGCTTACTGCTAAGTGGGAAAAGCAGCTTCAACTTATAAGCAAAGGAAAAGCGAATTCTATGAACTTTGTAAAAGATATGAGAGAATACGCTTCGAAGCTTGTGAAAAACGTTGCAGGTTCATCGGAAGTATATAAACATGACAATGCTACAAGAGTTAAATGTCCTGAGTGTAGTAAGTATCTTCTTGAGGTTAACGGCAAAAGGGGGAAAATGCTGGTATGTCCAGATAGAGATTGCGGATACCGAAAGGGAGTCTCACAGGTTTCAAATGCACGCTGCCCTACTTGTCATAAGAAAATGGAGATTAGAGGAGATGGAGATAATAAGATCTTCGCTTGTGGTTGTGGCTATAGAGAAAAACTTTCGGCTTTTACTAAGCGTCGAGAATCAGAAAAAGGTGCTTTAGATAAAAAAGATGTTAGTAGATTTTTGAACCAGCAGAATAAGAAAGATGAACCAACTGGTAATTCTGCTATGGCGGAGGCTTTTGCCAAGTTTAACTTAAAATAG
- a CDS encoding Lrp/AsnC family transcriptional regulator, translated as MDTTDYRILEILLEDGRIPMKELAKRVALSAPAAAERVKRLEEENIIKGYKAEINYAKLGKKINVFINVGVNVQRSEKFMEFIKKEDSIIECYQVTGPYCKILKARFEDIASLEKLIGKIQMYGNTETFIILSSLEKEHILKHDKNT; from the coding sequence GTGGATACTACTGATTATAGGATTCTTGAGATACTTTTAGAAGATGGAAGAATACCTATGAAGGAACTTGCCAAAAGGGTAGCACTTAGTGCACCTGCAGCAGCAGAAAGAGTAAAGAGACTTGAAGAAGAAAATATTATAAAAGGTTATAAAGCTGAAATAAACTACGCTAAACTAGGAAAAAAAATTAATGTATTTATAAATGTAGGTGTAAATGTTCAAAGATCTGAAAAATTTATGGAATTTATTAAGAAGGAGGATTCTATAATCGAATGCTATCAGGTTACTGGACCATACTGCAAGATTTTAAAAGCTAGATTTGAGGATATTGCAAGTCTGGAAAAACTTATTGGAAAGATACAAATGTATGGAAATACTGAAACATTTATAATACTTTCTTCATTAGAAAAAGAACATATACTAAAACACGATAAAAATACTTAA
- the aspD gene encoding aspartate 4-decarboxylase, whose product MDKLSLQRKEIEEVYGKISPFELKDKLIDLAEESKKSGTHSLLDAGRGNPNWIAASPREAFFTFGQFAVEESRRVWSDCDLAGMPKKEGIAEHFMDFTKKHQDAPGIELLSKMINYGIKVKGFNSDDWIYELVDGIIGDNYPKPDRMLQHIESVVNDYLIQELCYNKSFKGKFKTFAVEGATAAMCYIFDTLIANNILSKGDKIALMAPIFTPYLEIPHLPRYNFEVIEVLADETTEDGKRTWQYSSKEIEKISDPSVKALFIVNPSNPGSVAMKTETVKQLKNIVENDNPDLMIISDDVYGTFVDDFRSLMTDLPYNTIGVYSYSKYFGVTGWRLGTISLYEDNVFDKLLRQQDEDKMERARRRYGGISTNPDSIAFIDRIVADSRQVALNHTAGLSTPQQVQMAFFSLFAIIDKENIYKQLTKDICRNRKRLLFEGLGLDLQLDPLDASYYTQFDLLEWAGRNYNDEFVQYLQENYKPVDILIRLAEQSSIVLLGSSGFHGPEWAIRISLANLNDESYSKIGQVLQKVLEDYEKEWKESKTT is encoded by the coding sequence ATGGATAAATTAAGTCTTCAGCGTAAAGAAATAGAGGAGGTTTATGGTAAAATAAGCCCTTTTGAACTTAAAGATAAATTAATCGACCTTGCGGAGGAATCAAAGAAAAGCGGTACACACTCACTACTGGATGCAGGCAGAGGGAATCCTAACTGGATTGCAGCGTCGCCAAGAGAAGCCTTTTTTACTTTTGGTCAATTTGCAGTTGAAGAAAGTCGTAGGGTATGGAGTGATTGCGACTTAGCTGGGATGCCAAAAAAAGAAGGAATTGCAGAGCATTTTATGGATTTTACAAAAAAACATCAAGATGCACCAGGAATTGAACTTCTTAGTAAAATGATTAATTATGGTATAAAAGTCAAAGGATTTAATTCCGATGACTGGATTTACGAATTAGTAGATGGAATTATTGGCGACAATTATCCAAAACCAGATAGAATGTTACAACATATTGAAAGTGTAGTTAATGATTATCTTATTCAGGAGTTATGTTACAATAAGTCATTTAAAGGGAAGTTTAAGACATTTGCAGTTGAAGGTGCAACGGCTGCAATGTGCTATATTTTTGATACATTGATTGCAAACAATATATTGTCAAAGGGAGATAAGATTGCACTTATGGCGCCAATTTTTACACCTTATCTTGAGATACCTCATTTACCCCGTTATAACTTTGAAGTTATTGAAGTCTTGGCTGACGAAACAACTGAGGATGGTAAACGTACATGGCAATATTCTTCTAAAGAAATTGAGAAAATAAGTGACCCATCTGTAAAGGCATTATTTATAGTTAATCCAAGCAATCCAGGTTCTGTTGCAATGAAAACAGAAACTGTTAAACAGTTAAAAAATATTGTTGAAAATGATAATCCAGATTTAATGATAATTTCAGATGATGTATATGGTACTTTTGTAGACGACTTTCGTTCATTAATGACAGATTTGCCATACAATACAATCGGAGTATATTCTTATTCAAAATATTTTGGGGTAACAGGATGGCGTCTTGGAACTATTTCACTTTATGAAGACAATGTATTTGATAAATTATTAAGGCAGCAAGATGAAGATAAAATGGAAAGAGCAAGAAGACGGTACGGCGGGATTTCTACTAATCCTGATAGTATTGCGTTTATCGATAGAATAGTAGCAGATAGCCGCCAGGTAGCACTTAATCATACTGCAGGACTATCAACACCACAACAAGTACAAATGGCATTTTTTTCGTTATTTGCTATAATCGATAAAGAAAATATATATAAACAATTAACAAAAGATATTTGTCGTAACCGCAAAAGACTTTTGTTCGAAGGATTGGGATTAGATTTACAGTTAGACCCATTGGATGCTTCTTACTATACTCAATTTGATTTACTGGAGTGGGCAGGCCGAAATTATAATGATGAATTTGTGCAATATTTACAAGAAAATTATAAACCAGTAGACATTCTTATACGTCTAGCAGAGCAATCTTCCATAGTGTTATTAGGCAGTAGTGGATTCCATGGACCAGAGTGGGCTATCAGAATATCACTTGCAAATCTTAATGATGAATCTTATTCTAAAATTGGGCAAGTTCTTCAAAAAGTTTTGGAAGATTATGAAAAAGAATGGAAAGAATCTAAAACTACTTAA
- a CDS encoding ABC transporter ATP-binding protein, which translates to MELLKTTYLQKTYGTGEASVKALRSTDLVIVKGEFTAIVGPSGSGKSTLLHLLAGIDKPSAGNVYINGIDIYAMSEKDLSRFRRRSIGFIFQFFNLIPILSVEENIKLPLLMDGKKVDEEYINELMEILDIKSRKTHLPGEISGGQQQRVSIARALANKPSIIFADEPTGNLDSKNSKEVLELLTKSIKKYNQTLVMITHDSQVAACADRIITISDGEIIEDKRVK; encoded by the coding sequence GTGGAATTATTAAAAACAACCTATCTACAAAAAACCTATGGCACAGGTGAAGCATCTGTCAAAGCACTAAGATCTACAGACTTAGTTATTGTAAAAGGTGAGTTTACTGCAATAGTAGGACCAAGTGGTTCGGGAAAAAGCACACTTCTACATCTATTAGCTGGTATTGATAAACCTTCAGCAGGTAATGTATATATAAACGGAATTGATATTTACGCTATGAGTGAAAAAGATTTATCTAGGTTCAGAAGAAGAAGTATAGGTTTTATATTTCAGTTCTTTAATTTAATTCCAATATTATCTGTAGAAGAAAACATTAAACTTCCACTTTTAATGGATGGGAAAAAGGTGGACGAGGAATACATAAATGAACTTATGGAAATATTAGATATAAAATCTAGAAAAACTCACCTGCCTGGAGAAATATCTGGAGGTCAGCAACAGCGAGTATCAATAGCGAGAGCACTTGCTAATAAACCTTCAATCATATTTGCGGACGAGCCTACTGGAAACTTAGATAGTAAAAATAGTAAGGAAGTGTTAGAACTTCTTACCAAATCCATAAAAAAGTACAACCAAACTCTTGTAATGATTACTCATGACTCACAGGTAGCAGCGTGTGCAGACAGAATTATAACTATATCTGATGGGGAAATCATAGAAGATAAGAGGGTGAAGTAA
- a CDS encoding ABC transporter permease, protein MKCFWSLIPRSLSKNKKRIFFIGVGIILSVSLIVSLSIIIETLKKSSYQSMVDNEGGAYDAFFFTYGKKNLEKLIKDSVVDKISISAYLGTYKIPNSKYTLEINGYDENITELLNLKLLHGIYPENSDEIAIEEWVLDNLPKKYKVGDKINLPITMQYKNKKGKFENLDKEKEFTLVGIFEYKFNTNQKKNTAIAYVPKKYVETILPPEGIEYKGYLTINPNMPIQSGQQLLVVTDDYKDIEFVWNSLKILLLQTYKTINFISIILYIVISIVASVIIYNIFNISVTERIKEFGILRAIGASPGEIKLLVLGEGLILGCIFIPMGIIIGNIVIKGIIILISGYNNFSGIMNIPRNGIIASFLVGFLTIVMGVYSPARKASEISPIEAIISNNNLQLKGKNINNNLQNKSFLSRTFGFAADLAYLNLYRNRKRFLTTVISLCISIIMFLFVNYLINASDPLKTLKVRMGGDFVISTNSEPNYALLDSDVDGIKNIKGIDKINKLKVSQSFMQVPKDKVTFNGLKTIEKESNYTAQTKFDFESGIFKLKTDVLAYTSDDLSIMKQYLLDGNIDKEEMDERPIVILAQNLNYSNNTKLKVGDSIELSYAEYNDDGMNVKNSSEIFTIGALLKEDFSSIDGQSNNVIIMGEKTAEKYLRIKGYQQIKINLSKDANYAEIEKDLKDKMEKHRGSTLVSFKEELEKAKKDNLQFSLIMYSFVVVVAIVSIVNLLNIMSMNVLLRKREIGMLRALGFGNDEVKKMIIIEGMLYGFTAAFWGTAVGTILTYLLYLITRKNLTKGMTWSVPLLTIIVTFLVTIVICLLASINASRKVFSSSIVESIKEL, encoded by the coding sequence ATGAAATGCTTTTGGTCTTTAATTCCACGTTCATTATCTAAAAACAAGAAAAGAATTTTTTTTATAGGAGTCGGAATAATACTATCTGTTTCTTTAATTGTATCTTTAAGTATCATAATTGAAACCTTGAAGAAATCCTCTTATCAATCTATGGTAGATAATGAGGGGGGAGCATATGATGCTTTCTTTTTTACTTATGGTAAAAAAAATTTAGAAAAATTGATTAAAGATTCTGTTGTAGATAAGATATCAATTTCTGCATACTTAGGAACGTATAAAATACCCAATTCTAAATATACTTTAGAAATAAATGGCTATGATGAAAATATTACAGAACTTCTTAATCTTAAACTGTTGCATGGGATATATCCAGAAAATAGCGATGAAATAGCTATTGAAGAATGGGTACTAGATAATTTGCCTAAGAAATATAAAGTTGGAGATAAAATTAATTTACCAATAACAATGCAATATAAAAACAAAAAAGGTAAATTTGAAAATCTTGATAAAGAAAAAGAATTTACATTAGTAGGTATATTTGAATATAAATTTAATACTAATCAAAAAAAGAATACAGCAATTGCTTATGTTCCTAAAAAATATGTTGAAACTATCCTACCTCCAGAAGGAATTGAATATAAAGGATATCTAACTATAAACCCTAATATGCCTATCCAAAGTGGGCAGCAGTTATTAGTAGTGACTGATGATTACAAAGATATAGAATTTGTTTGGAATTCTCTGAAAATATTACTATTACAAACTTATAAAACTATTAATTTTATAAGTATAATTCTATATATAGTAATAAGTATTGTAGCTAGCGTAATAATTTATAATATATTTAACATATCCGTTACAGAGCGTATTAAGGAATTTGGAATATTAAGAGCTATAGGGGCTTCCCCAGGAGAAATCAAGCTGCTTGTCTTGGGCGAGGGATTAATTCTAGGTTGCATATTTATACCTATGGGAATTATTATAGGAAACATTGTAATTAAGGGGATTATTATTCTTATATCTGGATATAACAACTTTAGTGGAATAATGAACATTCCTAGGAATGGTATTATAGCTTCATTTTTAGTTGGGTTTTTAACTATAGTAATGGGAGTTTATTCACCAGCTAGAAAGGCATCTGAAATATCTCCGATAGAAGCAATAATCTCCAATAATAATCTTCAATTGAAAGGTAAGAATATAAATAATAATTTGCAAAATAAAAGTTTTTTAAGTAGAACCTTTGGATTTGCAGCTGATTTGGCTTATCTAAATTTATATAGAAATAGAAAAAGATTTTTAACAACTGTAATTTCACTATGTATAAGTATAATAATGTTCCTATTTGTAAATTATTTGATAAACGCTTCAGACCCATTGAAAACACTTAAAGTTAGAATGGGCGGTGATTTTGTAATATCTACTAATAGTGAACCAAATTATGCATTATTGGATAGTGATGTAGATGGTATTAAAAATATAAAAGGTATAGATAAAATAAATAAATTAAAAGTGTCACAATCATTTATGCAGGTTCCAAAAGATAAAGTTACTTTTAATGGACTCAAAACCATAGAAAAAGAAAGCAATTATACAGCTCAAACAAAATTTGATTTTGAATCAGGTATTTTTAAACTTAAAACAGATGTTCTTGCTTATACGTCAGATGATTTAAGTATTATGAAGCAGTATTTACTGGATGGGAATATTGATAAAGAGGAGATGGATGAAAGGCCAATTGTTATCTTAGCCCAAAATTTAAATTACAGTAATAACACTAAATTAAAAGTTGGGGATAGTATAGAATTGAGCTATGCTGAGTATAACGATGATGGAATGAATGTAAAAAATAGTAGTGAAATTTTCACTATTGGTGCTTTGTTAAAGGAAGATTTTAGCTCTATTGATGGGCAATCCAATAATGTAATAATTATGGGTGAGAAAACTGCTGAAAAATACCTTAGAATTAAGGGCTACCAACAAATAAAGATTAATCTAAGTAAAGATGCAAATTATGCTGAAATAGAAAAGGATTTAAAAGATAAGATGGAAAAACATCGCGGTTCAACTTTGGTATCATTTAAAGAAGAATTAGAAAAGGCTAAAAAGGATAATCTTCAATTTTCTTTAATAATGTATAGTTTTGTAGTAGTAGTAGCCATAGTTAGTATTGTCAATTTACTTAACATTATGAGTATGAATGTACTGTTAAGAAAAAGAGAAATCGGAATGCTTAGAGCTTTAGGTTTTGGAAATGATGAAGTTAAGAAAATGATAATAATTGAAGGAATGCTTTATGGTTTTACAGCTGCGTTTTGGGGTACAGCCGTAGGAACAATACTTACTTATTTACTTTACTTAATCACAAGGAAAAATCTAACAAAAGGTATGACTTGGAGTGTACCCTTGTTAACTATAATAGTGACATTTTTAGTAACTATAGTTATTTGCTTATTAGCTTCAATAAATGCTTCTAGAAAAGTGTTTTCTTCAAGTATTGTTGAGTCTATAAAAGAGCTTTAG
- a CDS encoding M3 family oligoendopeptidase, with amino-acid sequence MNNEMGKWSLKELYSSFEGEDFKNDIKLFEELIETLINWNRNNLNSYEDIVYKLECYVDKMEKICRIDSRISAFCSLSISANASNSSAKKYLSMIDQMETNLTEVEVSTAKWISNMEDLEGVINSSDKLKEYEFYFKEIKTKSSHILSQQEEMLIEKMRLTGSSKWSKYRNHITANHKVEIELDGKIQSIGINEVKNMQFSKDGELRKKAYFAEKKSNDKIAEGVLAALNAIKGEVITLSEIKKYKSPLHRTLENSRMDEETLNVMIEVMEENLQEFQRYFLKKAELLGHKGKLPYYDIMAPVGNKNMDFTFEEARGFIVKHFSSFSDEMGELAVKAFDNRWIDWGVREGKRGGAFCSNLHCIKESRILCSYNNNFKNVCTLAHELGHAYHGMMLQKESVLNSSYPMPLAETASIFSETLVRNAALKTADADEALSILGTDLVNCSSVIVDIYARYIFEKAVFEKRSEGELSLEEVKDLMIWAQKKAYGDAISQETLDPFAWIHKNHYYYPDANFYNFPYAFGLLFSKGLYNMYLNEGSSFVKKYNELLCITGKSTIYDVAKSVDIDIHDKDFWRGSMNIVKKEIEEFCNS; translated from the coding sequence ATGAATAATGAGATGGGTAAGTGGAGTTTAAAAGAGCTTTATTCTTCTTTTGAAGGAGAAGATTTTAAAAATGATATTAAATTATTTGAAGAACTTATTGAGACGTTAATAAATTGGAACAGAAATAACTTGAATAGTTATGAAGATATTGTTTACAAGTTAGAGTGCTATGTAGATAAAATGGAAAAGATTTGTAGGATAGATAGCAGAATAAGTGCCTTTTGCAGTTTAAGTATTTCAGCAAATGCAAGTAACTCTAGTGCAAAAAAATATTTAAGCATGATAGACCAAATGGAAACTAATCTTACAGAAGTTGAAGTTAGCACTGCAAAATGGATAAGTAATATGGAAGACTTAGAGGGTGTTATAAATTCTTCTGATAAGCTAAAAGAGTATGAGTTTTATTTTAAGGAAATTAAGACTAAAAGCTCTCATATTCTAAGTCAGCAGGAAGAAATGTTAATAGAAAAAATGCGTTTAACAGGTTCAAGTAAGTGGTCGAAATATAGAAATCACATAACTGCCAACCATAAGGTAGAAATAGAGTTAGATGGTAAAATTCAAAGTATAGGTATAAATGAAGTTAAAAACATGCAGTTCTCAAAGGATGGGGAACTTAGAAAGAAAGCTTATTTTGCGGAAAAAAAGAGCAATGATAAAATTGCTGAGGGAGTACTTGCAGCGTTAAATGCTATAAAGGGCGAAGTAATTACTTTAAGTGAAATTAAAAAGTATAAATCACCTCTTCACAGAACCTTAGAAAATTCTAGAATGGATGAAGAAACTTTAAATGTTATGATTGAGGTTATGGAGGAGAATTTACAAGAATTCCAAAGATATTTTTTAAAGAAAGCTGAGTTACTAGGACATAAAGGCAAGCTACCATATTATGATATTATGGCCCCGGTAGGTAATAAAAATATGGATTTTACATTTGAAGAAGCAAGAGGATTTATAGTTAAGCATTTTAGTTCTTTTTCAGATGAAATGGGAGAACTTGCAGTAAAAGCATTTGATAATAGATGGATAGATTGGGGAGTACGCGAAGGAAAAAGAGGGGGAGCTTTCTGTAGTAATTTACATTGTATAAAGGAAAGTAGAATTTTATGTAGCTATAATAATAACTTTAAAAACGTATGTACCTTAGCACATGAACTTGGGCATGCTTATCATGGAATGATGCTTCAAAAAGAAAGTGTTTTAAATTCATCATATCCAATGCCGCTTGCAGAAACTGCATCAATTTTCAGTGAAACATTAGTAAGAAATGCAGCACTAAAAACAGCGGACGCGGATGAAGCTCTATCAATTTTAGGTACAGATCTTGTAAATTGCAGTTCAGTAATTGTAGATATTTATGCAAGATATATTTTTGAAAAAGCTGTATTTGAAAAAAGAAGTGAAGGGGAATTATCATTAGAGGAAGTAAAAGATTTAATGATATGGGCGCAAAAAAAAGCTTATGGAGATGCCATTTCGCAGGAGACACTAGACCCATTTGCGTGGATTCATAAAAATCATTACTACTATCCAGATGCAAACTTTTATAACTTTCCATACGCTTTTGGATTGTTATTTTCAAAAGGACTTTATAATATGTATCTAAATGAGGGTTCTTCATTTGTGAAAAAGTATAATGAATTATTGTGTATCACAGGTAAATCTACTATATATGATGTTGCAAAGTCAGTTGATATAGACATACATGATAAAGACTTCTGGAGAGGTTCTATGAATATTGTGAAAAAGGAAATAGAGGAGTTCTGCAATAGCTAA